The following are encoded together in the Arcticibacterium luteifluviistationis genome:
- a CDS encoding SusD/RagB family nutrient-binding outer membrane lipoprotein, producing the protein MKKFIYLIVAAFAFASCTDNFEEINTNPYQISTESLKQDFNHVGSFYPSMLGQIFGNQIDHNLTNVTFSQQLATPTPFVGGVNNTTYYIRWNGYWDREYNNVMAPAKQVIEIAEADGYSVFVEWANLIKIISMSRVTLYQGPIIYTNYGKTGGVQYDSEEVLYKAFFSDLDRIIAEFSNNKDYVGLNNFDASFNGDVNKWARYANSLRLQLAMRVSKVDPELAKKEGEKALADPAGLMLSNADNFNISGYGAKFHPAQICFEWGDTRMSASMESILIGYKDNRIEKYFDPVSDMSLVSDHPDWPYKGIRNGAEMVAKDDRLGFSTLDISFNDPAKVTKRKVMSADEVYFLKAEAALRGWTGAGDAQSNYESGVRASFELWGAGGVDAYLADKTSLPLDYVDPKAPAGVNAFTNSITNTVAWDEAATKEEKLEKIITQKWIACFTNEMESWMDHRRTGYPKLPIVYQNSSNADWGTIPQGDILRRMPFVNNERNGNPEGVADATVKLKGPDEIGTRLWWDTGGSNF; encoded by the coding sequence ATGAAGAAGTTTATATATCTAATTGTTGCCGCTTTTGCATTTGCGAGCTGCACAGACAATTTTGAAGAGATTAATACGAATCCGTATCAAATCTCTACGGAATCATTAAAGCAAGACTTTAATCACGTAGGATCTTTTTATCCTTCAATGCTTGGTCAGATTTTTGGAAATCAAATTGACCATAATCTTACAAATGTTACCTTTTCTCAGCAATTGGCTACTCCAACACCATTTGTGGGTGGAGTAAACAATACTACCTATTACATACGTTGGAATGGGTATTGGGATCGTGAGTATAATAATGTCATGGCACCAGCAAAACAAGTAATTGAGATTGCGGAAGCAGACGGATACTCGGTATTTGTGGAGTGGGCTAATTTGATAAAGATTATTTCGATGTCTCGAGTGACACTTTATCAAGGTCCTATTATCTATACTAATTATGGTAAAACTGGCGGTGTACAATATGACAGCGAGGAAGTTCTTTATAAAGCTTTCTTTAGTGATTTGGACAGAATTATTGCTGAATTCAGTAATAACAAGGATTATGTAGGTCTTAATAATTTTGATGCTAGTTTTAATGGTGATGTAAACAAGTGGGCTCGTTATGCTAACTCTCTTAGGTTACAATTAGCAATGAGGGTATCAAAAGTAGATCCTGAACTAGCTAAAAAAGAAGGAGAAAAAGCACTTGCAGATCCTGCTGGATTAATGCTATCTAATGCTGATAACTTTAATATTTCAGGTTATGGTGCTAAATTTCACCCTGCACAGATATGTTTCGAATGGGGAGACACTCGTATGAGTGCGTCTATGGAGTCTATCCTGATTGGATATAAGGACAATAGAATTGAGAAGTATTTTGACCCAGTATCTGATATGTCTTTAGTTAGCGATCATCCAGATTGGCCATATAAAGGAATTAGAAATGGAGCAGAAATGGTAGCCAAAGATGATAGACTAGGTTTCTCTACGCTTGATATTAGTTTTAACGATCCTGCCAAAGTAACTAAGAGAAAGGTAATGAGTGCTGATGAAGTTTATTTCTTAAAAGCGGAAGCCGCTTTAAGAGGATGGACTGGTGCTGGTGATGCTCAGTCAAACTACGAGTCTGGTGTCAGAGCCTCTTTTGAGCTTTGGGGTGCAGGTGGAGTTGATGCTTACTTAGCAGATAAAACAAGTCTACCATTAGACTATGTAGACCCAAAAGCACCTGCAGGAGTAAATGCTTTTACTAATAGTATTACCAATACTGTGGCTTGGGATGAAGCAGCTACGAAAGAGGAAAAATTAGAGAAGATTATCACTCAAAAATGGATTGCATGTTTTACTAATGAAATGGAGTCTTGGATGGATCATAGAAGAACTGGCTATCCAAAACTACCAATCGTATATCAAAATAGTAGTAATGCTGATTGGGGTACAATTCCTCAAGGCGATATTTTAAGAAGAATGCCTTTTGTGAATAACGAAAGAAATGGAAATCCGGAAGGAGTTGCGGATGCCACTGTCAAACTGAAAGGCCCAGACGAAATTGGGACTCGTTTATGGTGGGATACTGGTGGATCTAATTTCTAA
- a CDS encoding SusC/RagA family TonB-linked outer membrane protein → MIKKLLIIVLIMGVLPAMAQKRTVAGTVTDSDDGSTLSGVSVVIQGTTVGVLTDSDGKYTISAAEGDVLTFSFIGMESQNVKVANNSTLNVTLLSDANQLNAIVVTALGIKREEKTLTYAQQTVSSEELVRTRDPNFMNSLAGKAAGVEIKKSSSGAGGSTKVVLRGNKSLSGDSSPLFVIDGIPMANNRGNQPGMWGGTDQGDGLSAINPEDIESISVLRGSNAAVLYGSQGANGVVLITTKSGVSGKATVTLNSGFTSEQVIEFPELQYKYGAIGNAKESWSTTSGNYDDTFVEDFFQTGHNMYNALTISGGTDKTKAYFSYANTKATGITPNNNYGKNNFSFKQSTKLLNDKITVSSNVILALEKTENRLPAGYYLNPLTGLYMFPRDRDFTDYKDNYQTFNVDRNLNQQNWFVSDHHQSNPYWILNNQPKTNDSKRVIASMSVAYNILDNLTFQVRGNYDYANKLFEQQHAATSNATNVHPNGAWDYTKYDDQLAYADAILTYNTDITKDLSLNTVVGGSFQKTDYGVGVSVATGTVGLLYPNEFFFQNLPTNVQVNSTTNGSVVKQGLFANLQFGLKEFLFLDLSGRNDWASTLALTGNDSYFYPSVGLTGIVSEMFQMPSFITFGKLRASYTQVGNEVPYNRIFPQNTINAGGGVVRNTVKPFFNAKPEIITSLEFGADWRFFHNRLGVDFTYYDITSKDQFIPVPTISGEGGYTTEFINDGEISNKGIELTLSATPYRTNDFEWVTAFNFTRNRNKIVDIGPDDEKVIQLGSSEGFESKLVEGGRFNDIYVLKFQRDDQGRIIFDGGKPLRTATTELIGNLDPKWSLGWNNNFTYKRLNVGILVNGKFGGKVFSQTESMLDGAGVSLRSAEARDAGGVVVNGVDQSTDAAITSVDPETWYRAIGDRNGIGEAYVYDRTNIRVGQLNIGYNLNLSKTKLPIRAASISFIGNNLLFLYKVAPFDPELAMSTNQNAQGLDNFNLPSTRTYGLNLKLTF, encoded by the coding sequence ATGATTAAAAAACTATTAATTATTGTGCTGATAATGGGAGTTCTCCCTGCAATGGCTCAAAAGAGGACGGTTGCCGGCACCGTTACGGATTCTGATGACGGCTCCACCTTATCAGGTGTAAGTGTTGTAATACAGGGTACCACGGTTGGAGTTCTTACAGACTCCGATGGAAAGTACACAATAAGTGCTGCCGAAGGTGATGTGTTGACTTTCTCTTTTATTGGCATGGAAAGCCAAAATGTTAAAGTGGCTAATAATAGTACACTTAATGTTACCTTACTTAGTGATGCAAATCAATTAAACGCTATAGTTGTAACGGCTTTAGGTATTAAGAGGGAAGAAAAAACGCTGACCTATGCACAGCAAACGGTTAGCTCTGAAGAACTAGTTCGTACAAGAGACCCTAACTTTATGAATAGCCTTGCAGGTAAAGCCGCGGGGGTTGAAATAAAGAAAAGTAGCTCTGGGGCAGGTGGTTCTACAAAGGTTGTTTTAAGAGGAAACAAATCTTTAAGTGGAGATAGTTCTCCATTGTTCGTAATAGATGGTATACCAATGGCTAACAATCGAGGCAATCAGCCAGGGATGTGGGGAGGAACAGACCAAGGAGATGGACTTTCTGCTATTAATCCAGAGGATATTGAAAGTATTAGTGTATTAAGGGGGTCTAATGCCGCGGTTCTTTACGGAAGCCAAGGTGCCAATGGTGTTGTTTTGATAACTACTAAATCAGGAGTTTCAGGAAAAGCAACGGTTACTTTGAATTCTGGATTTACGAGTGAGCAAGTTATTGAATTCCCTGAGCTACAATATAAATATGGTGCTATAGGTAATGCAAAAGAAAGTTGGTCTACAACTTCTGGGAATTACGACGATACTTTTGTTGAAGATTTTTTCCAAACGGGACATAACATGTACAACGCACTTACGATAAGTGGTGGTACTGATAAAACAAAAGCATATTTCTCTTATGCTAATACTAAAGCGACTGGTATTACTCCTAACAATAACTACGGAAAGAATAACTTTTCATTCAAACAGTCAACAAAATTATTGAATGATAAAATTACCGTTAGTTCAAACGTTATACTTGCTTTAGAGAAAACGGAAAATAGATTGCCAGCGGGTTACTATTTAAATCCTCTTACAGGATTATATATGTTCCCGAGAGACAGAGACTTTACTGATTATAAGGATAATTACCAAACATTTAATGTGGATCGTAATTTGAATCAACAAAATTGGTTTGTATCTGATCACCATCAGTCAAACCCATATTGGATTCTAAATAACCAGCCAAAAACTAATGATTCTAAAAGGGTAATTGCGAGTATGAGTGTTGCCTATAATATTCTTGACAATTTGACATTTCAAGTTAGAGGGAACTATGACTATGCAAATAAGTTATTTGAGCAGCAACATGCTGCTACTTCCAATGCTACCAATGTTCATCCAAACGGTGCCTGGGATTATACCAAATATGACGATCAGTTAGCATACGCAGATGCAATTTTGACGTATAATACTGACATCACAAAAGACTTAAGTCTAAATACTGTGGTGGGTGGTAGTTTTCAAAAAACCGATTATGGTGTAGGAGTTAGTGTGGCAACTGGAACAGTTGGACTTTTATACCCAAATGAGTTCTTCTTTCAAAATTTACCAACCAATGTTCAAGTTAATTCTACAACAAACGGTTCTGTAGTTAAGCAGGGTCTATTTGCCAACCTTCAGTTTGGTTTGAAAGAATTTTTATTCTTAGACCTTTCTGGTAGAAACGATTGGGCTTCAACATTGGCGTTAACAGGAAATGATTCTTATTTCTACCCATCTGTCGGTCTTACAGGTATTGTGAGTGAAATGTTCCAAATGCCTTCATTTATTACATTTGGTAAGCTGAGAGCATCTTATACACAAGTGGGTAATGAAGTGCCTTATAATAGAATATTCCCACAAAACACCATAAATGCTGGTGGTGGAGTTGTAAGAAATACGGTAAAACCATTTTTTAATGCTAAACCTGAAATTATTACAAGTTTAGAGTTTGGTGCTGATTGGAGGTTTTTCCATAACCGTTTAGGCGTAGACTTTACTTATTATGATATAACAAGTAAAGACCAATTTATTCCGGTTCCTACTATTTCTGGAGAAGGTGGATACACCACTGAATTTATTAATGATGGGGAAATTTCTAACAAGGGAATAGAGCTTACACTAAGTGCAACTCCGTATAGAACAAATGATTTTGAGTGGGTAACAGCTTTTAACTTCACAAGAAATCGTAACAAAATTGTAGATATTGGGCCAGACGACGAGAAGGTTATTCAATTGGGTAGCTCTGAGGGTTTCGAGTCTAAGTTAGTTGAAGGTGGTAGATTCAATGATATATATGTATTGAAATTCCAAAGAGATGATCAAGGTAGAATTATTTTCGACGGAGGAAAACCACTTAGAACTGCTACAACAGAACTAATAGGTAATTTAGACCCAAAATGGTCGCTTGGTTGGAATAACAATTTTACTTACAAAAGACTTAATGTCGGCATTCTTGTTAATGGTAAGTTTGGAGGAAAGGTTTTCAGTCAAACAGAGTCAATGCTTGATGGTGCTGGAGTTTCATTAAGATCAGCCGAAGCACGTGATGCAGGTGGGGTTGTTGTAAATGGAGTTGATCAATCTACAGATGCTGCTATAACCTCTGTTGATCCTGAGACATGGTATAGAGCAATTGGAGATAGAAATGGAATAGGCGAAGCATATGTTTACGATCGTACCAACATTAGAGTTGGTCAGCTAAATATTGGATATAATTTAAACTTGAGTAAAACTAAGCTTCCAATTAGAGCGGCGAGCATTTCTTTCATTGGTAACAATTTACTTTTCTTATACAAAGTAGCACCATTCGATCCTGAATTAGCTATGAGTACTAATCAAAATGCTCAAGGTCTAGATAACTTCAATTTACCATCTACAAGGACCTATGGTTTAAACCTTAAATTAACTTTCTAA
- a CDS encoding DUF6596 domain-containing protein, producing MCFHTSREESRLNPEGNSILLEQQNKVLWNEELIRFGVQYLNIASKSKSISSYYI from the coding sequence ATGTGTTTTCACACAAGCAGAGAAGAAAGTAGATTAAACCCAGAGGGCAATAGCATTTTGCTGGAACAGCAAAACAAGGTGTTATGGAATGAAGAACTGATTAGGTTCGGCGTTCAATATTTAAATATAGCCAGTAAGAGTAAAAGCATCAGTTCTTATTATATATAG
- a CDS encoding DUF6607 family protein: protein MKKLLLILSLMFSMGVSAQKAEDLKAIKGQCGCMDITFQYAETFAPDTTYEFHERYLEHATEYVFVLEESANKVVIQHLLAINDTMVVKHWREDWTYRDPHLISFNTANDFRYTNIAKTNFKNGWTQKVYGTQDELRYAGTGEWAHVNGKSVWESTADAALPRREYSHRKDYNVMRRGNRIHVTDKGYLHEQDNDKIIRTEGKADVLLASEKGYNGYVLSDMSKCASTKAWWEKNKAYWSDVRAAWDKVENEHKSFTIKSKVDDQRLGSFFYNINKENLSSAENREKLDAVLKDFVVYEEGI from the coding sequence ATGAAAAAATTACTACTAATATTGAGTCTTATGTTTTCTATGGGCGTCTCTGCTCAAAAGGCGGAAGATCTGAAGGCCATTAAAGGGCAGTGCGGCTGCATGGATATTACTTTCCAGTATGCCGAAACCTTTGCTCCCGATACTACTTATGAATTTCATGAGAGGTATTTAGAACATGCCACGGAGTATGTGTTTGTTTTAGAAGAATCAGCAAATAAAGTGGTTATTCAGCACCTTTTGGCCATAAATGATACCATGGTGGTGAAACACTGGCGTGAAGACTGGACTTACAGAGATCCGCATTTAATCTCTTTTAATACCGCTAATGATTTTAGATATACCAACATCGCGAAAACTAATTTCAAAAATGGCTGGACGCAAAAAGTTTACGGAACACAAGATGAACTCAGATATGCGGGAACAGGAGAATGGGCACATGTGAATGGTAAATCTGTTTGGGAAAGTACGGCAGATGCGGCATTGCCTAGAAGAGAGTATTCGCATCGTAAGGATTATAACGTGATGCGAAGAGGAAACAGAATTCATGTGACCGATAAAGGTTATTTACATGAGCAAGACAACGACAAAATAATAAGAACAGAAGGCAAAGCTGATGTGCTTTTGGCTTCAGAAAAAGGCTATAATGGATATGTACTTTCTGATATGTCAAAATGTGCTTCCACGAAAGCATGGTGGGAAAAGAATAAGGCTTACTGGAGTGATGTGAGAGCGGCTTGGGATAAAGTAGAAAATGAGCATAAAAGCTTTACTATTAAGTCAAAAGTAGATGACCAGCGTCTTGGAAGTTTCTTTTATAATATCAATAAAGAGAATCTTAGCTCTGCAGAAAATAGAGAAAAGCTAGATGCTGTTTTGAAAGATTTTGTAGTTTATGAAGAAGGAATTTAA
- a CDS encoding DUF6686 family protein has protein sequence MCQKSSLNIISKSSYGYIGYCKGCDRYNLCFQNIFILLKEEEIKGLGTIVDVEYGTYLMETPVGRGKTISFQTPLSNTYFAFTACEYEEFKRMINESVLMLQVNEIINQKH, from the coding sequence ATGTGTCAGAAAAGCTCATTAAACATCATCAGTAAATCTAGCTATGGTTATATAGGCTATTGCAAAGGATGCGATAGGTATAACCTCTGCTTTCAGAATATTTTCATTCTTCTAAAAGAAGAAGAAATTAAAGGTTTAGGAACTATAGTAGACGTGGAGTACGGAACATACCTTATGGAAACCCCAGTAGGAAGGGGTAAAACCATTAGTTTTCAAACGCCACTGTCAAACACCTATTTCGCTTTTACTGCTTGCGAATATGAAGAATTCAAAAGGATGATTAATGAGTCTGTGCTGATGCTACAGGTAAACGAGATAATAAATCAAAAACATTAA
- a CDS encoding HmuY family protein, translating to MNAIKFLTICTLFVGLISCEEDEVVVAKDPVISETVSDLAANPSDAPNNHYTFFSFEDGVLTTADSASTKWDLAFKSTSVIVNGGVSGPGSAQAAVADGIYADFTEVPASLTMKSDDAEGLAIPSGSGNGWYNYSSTTHEISPIAGKVIFVKTSSGNYAKVEILSYYKGDPAAFDATAVGRYYTFRYVYQPDGSTKFE from the coding sequence ATGAACGCGATTAAATTTTTAACCATTTGTACGCTATTTGTAGGGCTTATTTCTTGTGAAGAAGACGAGGTTGTAGTAGCAAAAGACCCAGTAATCTCTGAAACTGTGAGCGATTTAGCAGCAAACCCTTCAGATGCTCCTAATAATCATTATACTTTTTTCAGTTTTGAAGACGGTGTATTAACCACCGCAGATTCGGCAAGCACCAAATGGGATTTAGCCTTTAAAAGTACCAGTGTGATAGTAAACGGTGGGGTTTCTGGTCCAGGTTCTGCTCAGGCAGCTGTGGCAGACGGTATCTACGCTGATTTTACAGAAGTACCAGCATCTTTAACAATGAAATCTGACGATGCAGAGGGTTTAGCTATTCCTTCTGGTTCAGGAAATGGATGGTATAACTATAGCTCCACTACGCATGAAATATCTCCAATAGCTGGTAAAGTGATTTTTGTTAAAACCTCTTCTGGAAACTATGCCAAAGTAGAAATCCTAAGTTATTACAAAGGAGATCCAGCCGCCTTTGACGCCACCGCGGTAGGGCGTTACTATACTTTCAGATATGTATATCAGCCAGACGGCTCCACCAAATTCGAATAA
- a CDS encoding DUF4198 domain-containing protein produces the protein MKKIGQLVMLLVCPLLTQAHGYWFEIEQPKAAIGEPVQIDLYYGEYASQIREVGDRLDKMKDIKVTVVTPNGEVEEIVMSQTKTKWTGTYIPKSEGYFQVLGLNDTREVQDWHKHKLGITRPIQYLRTGFSVGEDQTASDQLLFLDTFCKVNANNVELYAMKDGKPLNKTKIRVVNPEGWMQDKFSNQIGFASVVPNKKGLYLAEVEWIEEVPGTFKGKAYETIRHKCDMTFVIN, from the coding sequence ATGAAAAAAATCGGGCAATTAGTCATGCTATTGGTATGTCCATTATTAACACAAGCACACGGATACTGGTTTGAAATAGAGCAGCCAAAAGCTGCCATAGGAGAGCCAGTCCAGATAGACCTTTACTATGGAGAATATGCTTCTCAGATAAGAGAAGTGGGAGATAGGTTAGATAAAATGAAGGATATAAAAGTGACTGTGGTTACGCCTAACGGTGAAGTGGAGGAAATAGTAATGAGCCAGACCAAAACAAAATGGACAGGAACGTATATACCAAAGAGTGAGGGCTATTTTCAAGTGCTAGGTTTAAATGATACCAGAGAAGTGCAAGATTGGCATAAGCACAAATTGGGCATAACTAGGCCTATTCAATACTTAAGAACGGGCTTTAGTGTAGGAGAAGATCAGACGGCTTCTGACCAGTTACTTTTCTTAGATACTTTCTGCAAAGTGAATGCTAATAACGTGGAGCTGTATGCCATGAAAGATGGTAAGCCATTAAACAAAACTAAGATTAGGGTGGTCAATCCAGAAGGTTGGATGCAGGATAAATTCTCTAATCAGATAGGTTTTGCTAGTGTGGTGCCAAATAAGAAAGGCTTATACCTAGCAGAAGTAGAATGGATAGAAGAAGTGCCAGGCACTTTCAAAGGGAAAGCCTATGAAACCATTCGCCATAAATGTGATATGACATTCGTCATCAATTAA